A genomic stretch from Solenopsis invicta isolate M01_SB chromosome 15, UNIL_Sinv_3.0, whole genome shotgun sequence includes:
- the LOC120359664 gene encoding uncharacterized protein LOC120359664 isoform X2 — protein MNDDNNDNGNNGYRDKRRMSEIYSSSEDSFVSKNSKQNKNRSEIKSPKITSFDKSTSNREDSTLNSNFQEESCGRNFMENENFSSFIMPTTSSMNNNKNAGEPLLLLILKKLRKLDYVQNNVIIPDIQEVLNYIKPQRLEVQETNVPITLPIDNDTQLNEFEQYISTTENYRIMILKFSHIGGHGTAGITRKIMKNLITSKFAMNFNWGGRAPKRPFKELKSKHLLLDSVRKGIPSASTEEIESAIKDWLKQAKTRVMSHHF, from the exons ATGAATGACGATAATAATGATAACGGTAATAATGGATATAGAGATAAAAGAAGAATGTCGGAGATTTATTCTTCAAGTGAAGACAGCTTTGTTTCAAAGAACTCAaagcaaaacaaaaatagaagtGAAATAAAATCTCCTAAAATTACCTCATTTGATAAATCTACTTCAAATAGGGAAGACTCAACTTTAAATTCTAACTTTCAAGAGGAATCATGTGGaagaaattttatggaaaatgaaaatttcagtTCATTTATTATGCCTACTACTAGTTCCATGAACAATAACAAAAATGCAg GTGAACCACTGCtattgttaattttgaaaaaacttaGGAAACTCGATTATGTGCAAAACAATGTTATTATCCCTGATATACAAGAAGTATTAAACTATATAAAACCTCAACGATTGGAAGTTCAAGAAACAAATGTCCCAATAACACTGCCAATTGACAATGACACACAGCTTAATGAATTTGAGCAATATATTTCAACTACTGAAAATTATAGGATCATG ATATTGAAATTTAGTCATATTGGAGGTCATGGTACTGCAGGGATCActagaaaaataatgaaaaacctTATAACGTCTAAGTTTGCGATGAATTTTAATTGGGGAGGAAGAGCTCCAAAGAGGCCTTTTAAAGAACTTAAATCAAAGCATTTGCTTCTTG ATTCTGTGCGAAAAGGAATTCCTTCGGCGTCAACGGAAGAAATTGAATCAGCCATTAAAGATTGGCTGAAACAAGCCAAGACAAGAGTTATGTCTCATCATTTCTAA